The Corylus avellana chromosome ca11, CavTom2PMs-1.0 genome contains the following window.
TCCAGTACTGAAGACATTTTAACTTTAGCTTCATGTGTTCCATCTGTTAGTCACAGGATTTGTGATCTTAGAGGATTTATATGTGTATTTACACATCCCATGTCTCCTTTGCTTCCAAGTGGACAAATGGAGTTTAGTTTCTAGTTGAGTGTTGCATCTGAGGAATTCTATTCACACGCAAACTCAAATTTTGGCTTTGGTTTGTTCGAGGTTAAAGACTTCATCAGAGTAAGAGTATGTGACGGttcatatctttctttttttttaatcatatctTATAGGTATGTCTTTAATGATGGAGAGAGGTAATTGTAAAGAAGTTGAAAATGGAGGTGTAAAGTATAGCCTAACCTGCATTTAAGAAGTGTGAGGGTAGTGAAAAGATTTGGAATTAAATggagatattaaaaaaaaaaaacttctgaGGTGCATTAGGTAAACAGTAGAAATCTTcgacggtttttttttttgttccttggAACTTGGTTTCTGAATAAAAGGTGGGATAAGACCTTTTTAATATTGTGATATATGTGACTATTCTTTCTTTTAgcaagatttttgtttttttcaagtCATAGACGGCTACCTTGCTTATTTGAGTCCGGTAaatcattctttctttttaataaatttttaattctttaagtTTGCCTCTTGAAAGCCTTCTTAATTCTGAGTCACTTGCACAGTTGCACTATATCTTTGATTTGTAACCCATAATTGCCCTAGTTTACTTCTAAAATCTGTTGAACATTTCTGATGGTATTTATGGGTATAAGTATGGAGTCATCTTGTTATGGTCACTGGTGATGTAGTTTAATTTGGACAACTTTTAGGCTTTTAGCTAAGCACTTCAATATGCTGTGGAGGTAGTTTCTCATACCTTTCTCGGCTTTTGGCTAAGATCAAGTGCAATTTCTATAGTATTTCAGAGTAAAAAAGGGTTGCTTTTGCTGTCAACCTTTGCCACAGTGGCTTATGAAAAATTTAGTCTGTTGCAGAAGCTACTAATCCATTGCATGGTCAAGCAGTGTAATGGGCTATGGTTTATGGATGCTTGGAAGACACTTTTCTTAATGTCAATAATACCCTTAGGTCTTTTCAGTTTTCATTAtcaatttgtttctttctttaaagATGGTATTTAACAGCAGTAAGTATCACTTGCAGCTATGAAGCAACCTCTTCCAGGCGAAACCGCAGTCTTGCCAAGGAACTTGTTACCGGAGCAGTAGCATCTGTCTTTTTGGTACGTCTGCAGTTTTTGTTCCCCATTTTGTCATTTGTTGAAGATATGTGCCATTGGAATCTCATCTTATTGGTGATGCTAAATATCAATATCTCTGGTGCAGGGTTTTGGGTCCTTGTTCTTGCTACTGGCTTCTGGGGTCTATGTATGATTTGTTAACATTGGGCGAGGCAAAATTTTGTCAAGCAGGATTAGTTTTACATGAACAAGGATGTTACTTTTGACGTTATTagttaaatatattttgtggtttttggAATGAAGACGTTTTCCATCAATAAAATTACTAGTTTGTTGGTGTCATGTGGCAGAAGAAAGATGATTAGTGCCATGTGGTAGCTTTGAGCCTTATTTTGTCTCATAAAGATTATTATGGTTTGGAAATGAGAGTGATGaattgctttcttcttcttaagcTGCAGTAAGGTTGCCATAAATACAACACATAATTCAGAAAAGGACTAAAGGAGTAATGTTACACACCCACTTTTTCATACCCATTTTCACTCtttttaagtgacttttaaaatcacgtTTGGATTATCTTCATTAGATTTTAATCTCATAGTAATTTTAAAGGATTTGGATCtcctcatattttataaaatatgagattctcatattctAAGATTTGAGTCATTTATTTCATCTAACGgtttaaataaatgcaaaagtTTGTATTACCGAGATAAGTGGATTtgacatattaaaaactaaaattattaaatttagtaGTATACAAACTTCTGCATTTGCTTAGACTATTAGATGAAATTGAGGGCTCATATCTTCAACTCAAAGGCTTCTCATCACAATTGagttaaaatgaactcaaatttACAAAATCTCAGACGTGGAACTCTTGTCACTTAGCCCAaaactaaacaaacaaacagtaTACAAACAGAATGAAAACCCCAAGTAGACAACCAAATAGCAGCTTAAACTGCTGACTCAGGAACTATAACAAGTAGGAACTTTCCAATCAGTCCTATGAAGGATCTGCTCCTCTGAACTCAGTGTTTCCATGCCTACCAGTCCTACATTTTGTCTATGTGGACCGAGAAAAAAGGGGGCTAAGCAGGAAGATGATAGACCACTGCATCAAGCACAAGTTTGCACAGAATATCCCGAAGAGACTTCCCTTTCAGATTCTCCACAGCCCAATCCACAACATCCTCCCAATCAACCTTAGGATTAACCATGTCTTTCATATCCTCTGACTGAAGTTGCAGAGAAGGAATAAATAATCCCTCCCCTCAACACAGCTTCTGCAAAAGGGACACATTTCCTCTGGGTGTTACAATTGCTAAATGAGTATGTGGTGAGACTTTTGCAATATAAGAAGATCAAACGTTGAAGTAATTGCAGAGTTTTAGATTACTTAAATCGTAATTATTATCTCAAATGAAACATTTTGTAATTTCAGTATTTATGGCATACGATAtgtgataaattaaaaaaaaaaaaattaagaatatttttaaatcttaaatctcgtcatatatattcatttaatttaaaaagtaattaattaaaattgaaggaACTCCAGAATAACATGATCCCTTCATAAACTTGAAGATTAgtttcttatcaaaaaaaggaCATGGTTTAGGTCTCCTTCCGTTGTatcacataaaaagaaaaagtaggagTGTACAGACATGATGGTTATCTaaaaaactgctaaccgcttaggAAGGGTGGTTAGCGATTTTAGGGATAGGAAAAAACAgttaataaccgttaaccgcctacccttataaataataatataaatatatattatatatttatattgaaaatataaaattaaaacagaactctacaatataaatatattgtaTGGTTTTATCATATTCATCATTTTGAGAATGCTTTGacccaaaattatttaaaataaactaaaaaaatgggCACAAAAAGGCTTAAAACACCTCAAAAAGCTCATATAAAAAGAagttattggtttgaataaccaCTAACTGACTAAACAGaatggttattattattaaaatttaataatccCTTAAGCGGTTATGGTTAGCAGTTTTAACTATTAACTAATAACAGTAACTTACAATCCTAAGAAAAAGGGACATGGTTTACGTCTCTCTCACATTCGACTGTGCGTATGGCGACGGACTCGGACTTGATTAATGGACCAGGGCCCGGCCCATGATAGATTCGAGGTTCACTGTCCGAGTTAGCGCGTGTTTAGCAGGGTCTTTTAAATGCGAGACGCAGAGGCATAAAcagtgtgtgtgagagagagagagagagagagagatcccaTTTGGACAGTGTCGTAGTTGAGAGGAGCAGGAGGAGGTGAAGCAGCGATGGAGTCGCAGCCGCAGATCGTGAAGAAGAAGGAGACCAGGGGCAGGAAGCCTAAGCCcaaggaggagaagaaagaggaggcAGTGAAGGCCAAGGAGGGGAAGAAGGCCCAGCAGCCCAGCGTCGACGACAAGTACACACAGTGGAAGTCCCTCGTTCCCGTCCTCTACGACTGGCTTGCCAACCACAACCTCGTCTGGCCTTCTCTTTCTTGCCGGTAACCACACAAACACATGCAGTCTCTCTCTCAGAGTcatttctagggttttgagCTTGTCTTCAAGTTCTTAGGGTTTATGCTTGTGtgttctgtttgtttgttgttaagGGCctaatatttttgttgttgctatGAGCAGGTGGGGTCCGCAGCTTGAGCAAGCTACCTACAAG
Protein-coding sequences here:
- the LOC132166015 gene encoding uncharacterized protein LOC132166015; this encodes MAPKPITSPVPDAWYPTLSVFMLAIGLIVTASFFIYEATSSRRNRSLAKELVTGAVASVFLGFGSLFLLLASGVYV